CTGACCTGGTTGGTGGAGTTTGTCCCCCAGCCTCATGCTGGATTGTGGGGAGAAGATCCAGATCCTGCCCCATGGGTCCCAGGCGGGGCaggcagggacctgggatggCTGGGATGTGTGTGGGAAGGGGGACTGGAGAGTGGGTGCCCCTTGAGGAACGAGGCACAGAGGAGAGGCTCCCCAGGTGCTGGACTCGGGCTGGCCACATGGACAGTGGTGCACCCGAGGGGCCCTCTGAAAAAGGCAGGGGCCCTGGGTGCAtggccagcccccaccccgccgcctcACTCACCCACCTTGCAGCTCGGCCTACGACACACGGCTGCGCCAGAAGGTGGCGGTGAAGAAACTGTCGCGCCCCTTCCAGTCGCTGATCCACGCACGGAGAACTTACCGCGAGCTGCGCCTGCTCAAGCATCTGAAGCACGAGAATGTGAGCCTGGAGCGCCGGGGCAGGtcagcggggtgggggtggggcacacaCGGGGCACACAGCCCCAGGGCGCCTCGCCGAGTCCTGACGCCCGTCCCCACACAGGTCATCGGGCTGCTGGACGTGTTCACGCCGGCCACCTCCATTGAGGACTTCAGCGAAGTGTGAGTGGCAGCTGATGCGGGGCTCGGGAGCGCATTGTGGGGGCTGCCTGCTGACCCCTGACCCCTCCCAGGTACCTGGTGACCACCCTGATGGGCGCCGACCTGAACAACATCGTCAAGTGCCAGGCGCTGAGCGACGAACACGTCCAGTTCCTGGTTTACCAGTTGCTGCGCGGCCTGAAGGTGGGCGCACgtggggggtgcggggcgggccGTGCTGGCTGGCACCTGACGCTCCCACGGTCTCCCCCTCGCAGTACATCCACTCCGCGGGGATCATCCACCGGGTAGGTGCACCGCCGGAGAGGGCGGGCTTGTGCAGGCCCAGCGCCCCCCTCCTCCCGCTCAcgccccacctgccctccaggaCCTGAAGCCCAGCAACGTGGCCGTGAACGAGGACTGCGAGCTCAGGGTGAGCCGCCCGCTGGAGAGGGCCCGCGGGCCGGTGCGGGGGTGCTTTCAGGGAGGCGCTGACGAGCCCGGGGGTCGCCCTAGATCCTGGACTTCGGGCTAGCCCGCCAGGCTGATGAGGAGATGACCGGCTACGTGGCCACGCGCTGGTACCGTGCACCTGAGATCATGCTCAACTGGATGCACTACAACCAGACGGGTGAGGCCTGCGCGGGCGGGGCAGACATGTTGCGTTAGGGCCTGGGCGGCATCTGTGTCCAGACCTGAGCCCAGGCAAGGTCCGGGGCCGTCACTTGAGCGCAGCGGGTCCCGGGCTAACTGCCCCTTGCCCAGAGTTGTATCTAGGGGAGTAAGGGCTCTGCTGGTTGGGGGCCTGGGTGTGACCAGGGTGCGGCACAGTCTGCGCGGCCCTACTTctcgggagggggcgggggcgggacttGGGGCAGGCAAACTAACGGAGACTCCTTCCCCCACAGTGGATATCTGGTCTGTGGGCTGTATCATGGCTGAGCTGCTCCAGGGAAAGGCCCTCTTCCCAGGAAATGACTGTATCCTTGGAccaggttggggaggggggtgagccCGGGTCCCCCTCTGCTGGGTGGAGGTGGAGCTCCGCAGAGGTGGGCACGGGCCCTTTCTGGCCGGCCTTGCCTCCTGGCCCCACACTATGCCAGCCGGGGCCCTCTGACGCCCGCTGCGGGAGGGCAGCCTGGGATCTGCGCACCGGGAGGGGCCCACTCCTGGCCGGAGGGCGTTTCCTCAGCCGGGCAGACATTGACCAACTGAAGCGGATCATGGAGGTGGTGGGCACGCCCAGCCCTGAGGTGCTGGCCAAGATCTCCTCGGAGCATGTGAGTCAGCAGCCCCCGGCGCCCCCATGAACCAGGCCCTGGGCGCCCTGGGGAGCAGCCCAGCAACCGCGCGGGAAACAGGGGTCCCAGCGGaacagagcccgatgcagggcctGACCCCGTCGGGGAGAAACAGGTGGACAGGGAAGGCGTCCCTGGCGCGAGGGACAGGGAGGGTAAACCCTGCGCTCTGGCAAACGGGGCCGCGGCCAAGGACGGGGGCTGCTGCGGGCACCGAGAGCCAAGTAAGGCGCCGGAGCTGCCACGTCCAAAGCGGGGGCACCTCTGGTCTGTGTACCTTCCCGGGCCGTCGGAGGCCACTCCCCGAATTCCCCGGGGCTGcctttgggtggggggggggaggcggggtgTGAGCCGCGCCCTCaggcccctcctgctgcccccaggcCCGGACATACATCCAGTCCCTGCCGCCCATGCCCCAGAAGGACCTCAGGAGCATCTTCCATGGAGCCAACCCCCTGGGTGAGGACGGGCCCTGGGCCGGGCTGGGCTCCGTGTCTCGGCCTGGATGTGCCCCTGACCGCCCTCACACTGGCCGCTCTAGCTGTGGACCTCCTGGGAAGGATGCTGGTGCTCGACAGCGACCAGAGGGTCAGCGCGGCCGACGCCCTGGCCCATGCCTACTTCAGCCAGTACCATGACCCCGATGACGAGCCCGAGGCCGAGCCCTACGACGAGAGCGTGGAGGCCAAGGAGCGCACGGTGGAGGAGTGGAAGGGTGGGCTCGAGGGGGCCCGGCTGGGAGGGGTGGAGCGGGGGGCCCCGAGGGCTAGGGGCTGCCCGTTtcctgccgggggggggggcaggtggacaTGGGGTTGAGCATGTCCAGCAGAggcttgggggcagcccagggcagACCCCGGGAGGAAGCCCAGAGGCGGAGGCTGCATTTGGGGTGg
The Canis lupus dingo isolate Sandy chromosome 10, ASM325472v2, whole genome shotgun sequence genome window above contains:
- the MAPK11 gene encoding mitogen-activated protein kinase 11 isoform X1, which gives rise to MSVFLTWLVEFVPQPHAGLWGEDPDPAPWVPGGAGRDLGWLGCVWEGGLESGCPLRNEAQRRGSPGAGLGLATWTVVHPRGPLKKAGALGAWPAPTPPPHSPTLQLGLRHTAAPEGGGEETVAPLPVADPRTENLPRAAPAQASEARECEPGAPGQVIGLLDVFTPATSIEDFSEVYLVTTLMGADLNNIVKCQALSDEHVQFLVYQLLRGLKYIHSAGIIHRDLKPSNVAVNEDCELRILDFGLARQADEEMTGYVATRWYRAPEIMLNWMHYNQTVDIWSVGCIMAELLQGKALFPGNDYIDQLKRIMEVVGTPSPEVLAKISSEHARTYIQSLPPMPQKDLRSIFHGANPLAVDLLGRMLVLDSDQRVSAADALAHAYFSQYHDPDDEPEAEPYDESVEAKERTVEEWKELTYQEVLSFKPAEPPQAPGSLEIEQ
- the MAPK11 gene encoding mitogen-activated protein kinase 11 isoform X3 translates to MSGPRAGFYRQELNKTVWEVPRRLQGLRPVGSGAYGSVCSAYDTRLRQKVAVKKLSRPFQSLIHARRTYRELRLLKHLKHENVIGLLDVFTPATSIEDFSEVYLVTTLMGADLNNIVKCQALSDEHVQFLVYQLLRGLKYIHSAGIIHRDLKPSNVAVNEDCELRILDFGLARQADEEMTGYVATRWYRAPEIMLNWMHYNQTVDIWSVGCIMAELLQGKALFPGNDYIDQLKRIMEVVGTPSPEVLAKISSEHARTYIQSLPPMPQKDLRSIFHGANPLAVDLLGRMLVLDSDQRVSAADALAHAYFSQYHDPDDEPEAEPYDESVEAKERTVEEWKELTYQEVLSFKPAEPPQAPGSLEIEQ
- the MAPK11 gene encoding mitogen-activated protein kinase 11 isoform X2; translated protein: MGAGAEGNFPRTRPGAAGRGRPPPAPRGPGPAASRSAEGRLPGPYTRESAPRPQARAGTPGSGSSAYDTRLRQKVAVKKLSRPFQSLIHARRTYRELRLLKHLKHENVIGLLDVFTPATSIEDFSEVYLVTTLMGADLNNIVKCQALSDEHVQFLVYQLLRGLKYIHSAGIIHRDLKPSNVAVNEDCELRILDFGLARQADEEMTGYVATRWYRAPEIMLNWMHYNQTVDIWSVGCIMAELLQGKALFPGNDYIDQLKRIMEVVGTPSPEVLAKISSEHARTYIQSLPPMPQKDLRSIFHGANPLAVDLLGRMLVLDSDQRVSAADALAHAYFSQYHDPDDEPEAEPYDESVEAKERTVEEWKELTYQEVLSFKPAEPPQAPGSLEIEQ
- the MAPK11 gene encoding mitogen-activated protein kinase 11 isoform X4, whose translation is MPRRSRAGHGKVRLGLRHTAAPEGGGEETVAPLPVADPRTENLPRAAPAQASEARECEPGAPGQVIGLLDVFTPATSIEDFSEVYLVTTLMGADLNNIVKCQALSDEHVQFLVYQLLRGLKYIHSAGIIHRDLKPSNVAVNEDCELRILDFGLARQADEEMTGYVATRWYRAPEIMLNWMHYNQTVDIWSVGCIMAELLQGKALFPGNDYIDQLKRIMEVVGTPSPEVLAKISSEHARTYIQSLPPMPQKDLRSIFHGANPLAVDLLGRMLVLDSDQRVSAADALAHAYFSQYHDPDDEPEAEPYDESVEAKERTVEEWKELTYQEVLSFKPAEPPQAPGSLEIEQ
- the MAPK11 gene encoding mitogen-activated protein kinase 11 isoform X5, which translates into the protein MGKSGSAYDTRLRQKVAVKKLSRPFQSLIHARRTYRELRLLKHLKHENVIGLLDVFTPATSIEDFSEVYLVTTLMGADLNNIVKCQALSDEHVQFLVYQLLRGLKYIHSAGIIHRDLKPSNVAVNEDCELRILDFGLARQADEEMTGYVATRWYRAPEIMLNWMHYNQTVDIWSVGCIMAELLQGKALFPGNDYIDQLKRIMEVVGTPSPEVLAKISSEHARTYIQSLPPMPQKDLRSIFHGANPLAVDLLGRMLVLDSDQRVSAADALAHAYFSQYHDPDDEPEAEPYDESVEAKERTVEEWKELTYQEVLSFKPAEPPQAPGSLEIEQ